A genomic window from Phyllopteryx taeniolatus isolate TA_2022b chromosome 2, UOR_Ptae_1.2, whole genome shotgun sequence includes:
- the rpl12 gene encoding 60S ribosomal protein L12 isoform X2, translating into MRCTGGEVGATSALAPKIGPLGLSPKKVGDDIAKATGDWKGLRITVKLTIQNRQAAIEVVPSASALIIKALKEPPRDRKKVKNIKHSGSVTFDDIVGVARIMRPRSIAREMSGTIKEILGTAQSVGCTIDGRPPHDVIEDINAGKIECPSD; encoded by the exons ATGAGGTGCACAGGGGGAGAGGTCGGTGCCACATCAGCATTGGCCCCCAAAATAGGGCCCCTGGGTCTG TCTCCCAAGAAAGTTGGTGATGACATTGCCAAGGCCACTGGTGACTGGAAGGGCCTGAGGATCACCGTGAAGCTGACTATCCAGAACAGACAGGCAGCG ATTGAGGTGGTTCCCTCTGCCTCTGCTCTCATCATCAAAGCGCTGAAGGAGCCCCCTCGTGACAGGAAGAAGGTCAAGAACA TTAAGCACAGTGGAAGTGTGACCTTTGATGACATTGTGGGCGTTGCTCGTATCATGCGGCCACGCTCCATTGCAAGGGAGATGTCAG gaaCCATCAAGGAGATTCTGGGTACAGCTCAGTCTGTTGGCTGCACCATTGATGGTCGTCCTCCTCATGATGTCATTGAGGACATCAATGCAGGCAAAATAGAGTGCCCATCTGACTAA
- the rpl12 gene encoding 60S ribosomal protein L12 isoform X1, whose protein sequence is MPPKFDPGEIKVVYMRCTGGEVGATSALAPKIGPLGLSPKKVGDDIAKATGDWKGLRITVKLTIQNRQAAIEVVPSASALIIKALKEPPRDRKKVKNIKHSGSVTFDDIVGVARIMRPRSIAREMSGTIKEILGTAQSVGCTIDGRPPHDVIEDINAGKIECPSD, encoded by the exons ATGCCTCCCAAATTCGACCCCGGCGAGATTAAAGTTG TGTACATGAGGTGCACAGGGGGAGAGGTCGGTGCCACATCAGCATTGGCCCCCAAAATAGGGCCCCTGGGTCTG TCTCCCAAGAAAGTTGGTGATGACATTGCCAAGGCCACTGGTGACTGGAAGGGCCTGAGGATCACCGTGAAGCTGACTATCCAGAACAGACAGGCAGCG ATTGAGGTGGTTCCCTCTGCCTCTGCTCTCATCATCAAAGCGCTGAAGGAGCCCCCTCGTGACAGGAAGAAGGTCAAGAACA TTAAGCACAGTGGAAGTGTGACCTTTGATGACATTGTGGGCGTTGCTCGTATCATGCGGCCACGCTCCATTGCAAGGGAGATGTCAG gaaCCATCAAGGAGATTCTGGGTACAGCTCAGTCTGTTGGCTGCACCATTGATGGTCGTCCTCCTCATGATGTCATTGAGGACATCAATGCAGGCAAAATAGAGTGCCCATCTGACTAA
- the pole3 gene encoding DNA polymerase epsilon subunit 3 — protein sequence MAERPEDLNLPNAVITRIIKEALPDGVNVSKEARRAISQAASVFVLYATSCANNFAMKAKRKTLNAGDVLAAMEEMEFERFMEPLREALEVYKKGQKGKKEVSEQKRKDKEKKTDSENDKSREEEEEEERMEEEPEAENEVEEEEVEN from the exons ATGGCAGAAAGGCCAGAAGATCTCAACCTTCCAAACGCGGTTATCACTCGCATCATCAAAGAGGCG CTCCCAGATGGGGTGAATGTTTCAAAAGAAGCACGGAGAGCAATATCCCAAGCTgccagtgtgtttgtgttgtatgCAACATCTTG TGCAAACAACTTTGCCATGAAAGCCAAGCGAAAAACTTTGAATGCAGGTGACGTCTTAGCTGCAATGGAGGAAATGGAGTTTGAGCGGTTTATGGAACCTCTCCGAGAAGCTCTGGAAG TGTATAAGAAGGGCCAAAAGGGAAAGAAGGAGGTGTCAGAACAGAAGCGCAAAGATAAAGAAAAGAAGACAGACTCTGAAAATGATAAGAgcagggaggaggaagaggaggaggagcgcaTGGAGGAAGAACCTGAAGCAGAGAACgaggtggaggaagaggaggtggaaAACTGA